One Kineosporia corallincola DNA window includes the following coding sequences:
- a CDS encoding MmcQ/YjbR family DNA-binding protein — MDEIEVRAIALGLPETREQPHFSMTSFRVRGSIFATLTPERDQLHVFVPEDHVHDAVSEAPDTCEELWWGQKLDGVKVTLAGTDPTVVNELLISAWRQKAPKKLVAEWEGQNA; from the coding sequence ATGGATGAGATCGAGGTTCGCGCGATCGCGCTCGGCCTGCCCGAGACCCGCGAGCAGCCGCACTTCTCGATGACGTCATTTCGCGTGCGGGGCAGCATCTTTGCCACCCTGACCCCAGAACGCGACCAACTGCACGTGTTCGTGCCGGAGGACCACGTGCACGACGCGGTCTCCGAGGCACCGGACACCTGCGAAGAGCTGTGGTGGGGGCAGAAACTCGACGGTGTGAAGGTGACGCTCGCCGGCACCGACCCCACCGTGGTGAACGAGCTGCTGATCTCCGCCTGGCGGCAGAAGGCCCCGAAGAAGCTCGTGGCCGAGTGGGAGGGCCAGAACGCCTGA
- a CDS encoding helix-turn-helix domain-containing protein, producing the protein MATEAGKHERPPSLAQRRVGQRLKGWRERARKTQEDAAAALLVHHTKIYRIESGRTLAKPGDIRELSRIYDIPFPQTEELIHLSRSALKPGIVDSYRDVVSGDLGLLADLEAACSEMRAWDGDLVHGLLQTPAYALAILGTLPDVSDEVRRKRLKFRLERQRVLMSSDPHCDIRIVLGESALRYVVGSDDVMRDQIGHLVELSNEIDIRVRPFSVGPHPWIAGGVFTMLDFPDAADPAVVYTESHLDSRYMETARELAEYRKIFGELYGTSIPVKEFVR; encoded by the coding sequence ATGGCCACCGAAGCAGGGAAGCACGAACGACCTCCGTCTCTTGCGCAAAGACGGGTGGGGCAGCGTTTAAAAGGATGGCGAGAACGCGCGCGCAAGACCCAGGAAGACGCCGCTGCTGCACTCTTGGTGCACCACACGAAGATCTACCGGATTGAATCCGGGAGAACTCTCGCCAAACCTGGTGACATTCGGGAACTGTCGAGAATTTATGACATTCCCTTTCCGCAGACGGAAGAATTGATTCATCTCAGCCGAAGTGCCCTCAAACCGGGCATTGTGGACAGTTACCGTGATGTAGTTTCCGGTGACCTGGGACTTCTTGCCGATCTCGAGGCCGCGTGCAGCGAAATGCGAGCCTGGGACGGCGATCTGGTGCACGGCCTGTTGCAGACGCCGGCTTATGCCCTGGCTATTCTCGGGACCCTGCCCGACGTGAGTGACGAGGTTCGCCGAAAGCGGCTTAAATTCCGACTCGAACGCCAGCGCGTGCTAATGTCCAGCGATCCGCACTGCGACATACGGATCGTTCTCGGGGAGTCCGCATTGCGGTACGTCGTCGGCTCGGACGACGTCATGCGGGATCAGATCGGGCATCTCGTGGAACTGAGCAACGAGATCGATATCCGGGTCCGCCCGTTCTCCGTCGGCCCTCACCCGTGGATCGCAGGCGGTGTGTTCACCATGCTGGATTTCCCCGACGCGGCCGATCCTGCCGTCGTCTACACGGAAAGCCACTTGGACTCGCGCTACATGGAGACAGCGCGCGAACTGGCCGAGTACAGGAAGATTTTCGGCGAACTGTACGGCACTTCCATCCCAGTGAAGGAGTTCGTGAGATGA
- the nrfD gene encoding NrfD/PsrC family molybdoenzyme membrane anchor subunit: MSPRRGERLMVPKASFESYYGRPILKDITWSATDIAGYLFLGGMAGASSVVGAGAALTGRPDLERTAKYTALGGISLSLVALVHDLGRPERFVNMLRVAKPTSPMSMGTWLLTGYGPAAGATAAALATGLFPAAGRIAGLVAAGLGPAVATYTSVLIADTAVPAWHQSYRELPFLFAGSAAASAAGAGLIGAPAAQTGPVRRLALAGAAVELAATHRIENAPGVVARSFHEGRAGTLLRAARVLTAGGSLGTVVSARVPGRPGRALAAVSGAALLAGAACTRFGIFEAGRNSVRDPVYTVQPQRERAATDLGLPDPEPPATVRA; the protein is encoded by the coding sequence ATGAGCCCGCGCCGGGGTGAGCGGCTGATGGTGCCGAAGGCCTCGTTCGAGTCGTACTACGGCAGGCCGATCCTCAAGGACATCACCTGGTCGGCCACCGACATCGCCGGCTACCTGTTCCTCGGAGGCATGGCCGGAGCCTCGTCGGTGGTCGGCGCGGGCGCCGCGCTGACCGGCCGGCCGGACCTGGAGCGCACGGCAAAATACACTGCACTGGGCGGTATCTCGCTGTCGCTGGTGGCTCTGGTGCACGATCTGGGCCGGCCGGAGCGGTTCGTCAACATGCTCCGGGTGGCCAAGCCGACCTCGCCGATGAGCATGGGCACCTGGCTGCTGACCGGCTACGGGCCGGCGGCCGGGGCCACGGCCGCGGCACTGGCCACCGGCCTGTTCCCGGCGGCCGGGCGGATCGCCGGCCTGGTGGCGGCCGGGCTCGGGCCGGCCGTCGCGACCTATACCTCGGTGCTGATCGCCGACACCGCCGTGCCGGCCTGGCACCAGTCCTACCGCGAGCTGCCCTTCCTGTTCGCCGGTTCCGCCGCGGCGTCGGCGGCCGGGGCCGGGCTGATCGGTGCCCCGGCGGCGCAGACCGGGCCGGTACGCCGCCTGGCCCTGGCCGGTGCGGCGGTGGAACTGGCCGCCACGCACCGCATCGAGAACGCGCCGGGCGTGGTGGCCCGCAGCTTCCACGAGGGCCGAGCCGGAACCCTGCTGCGCGCCGCCCGCGTCCTGACAGCCGGTGGCTCGCTGGGAACCGTTGTGTCGGCACGGGTGCCCGGGCGCCCGGGCCGGGCGCTGGCCGCGGTGAGCGGCGCTGCCCTGCTGGCCGGTGCCGCCTGCACGCGTTTCGGGATCTTCGAGGCCGGACGCAACAGTGTGCGCGATCCGGTGTACACCGTGCAGCCCCAGCGCGAGCGCGCGGCAACGGATCTCGGGTTGCCAGATCCAGAACCGCCCGCGACCGTGAGGGCATGA
- a CDS encoding DUF397 domain-containing protein, translating into MSTTPDPTTWIKSARSSANGSCVEMRQHAAAVEVRDTKQLGQGPILRLAPTGFADWIAGAKTGELDHLTH; encoded by the coding sequence ATGAGCACCACCCCCGACCCGACCACATGGATCAAGTCCGCCCGGTCCAGTGCCAACGGATCGTGCGTCGAAATGCGGCAGCACGCCGCCGCAGTCGAGGTGCGCGACACGAAGCAGCTCGGCCAGGGCCCGATTCTGCGTCTGGCACCGACCGGCTTCGCCGACTGGATCGCCGGCGCGAAGACCGGCGAGCTGGACCACCTGACCCACTGA
- the cls gene encoding cardiolipin synthase: MSWDQVMTSGFLVVEYAMKFFAVGTVPENRRPSSSSAWLLLILFLPFVGFPLYWLMGSPYVHGRRRQVQAQANHILAERSSHLPLVPEGVDPSPALTGLLRQNRQLTGMPCVDGRVHALHDDPDETFGAMAAAIDTARYYVNVEFYIMSWDATTDRFFTSLKDAVARGVTVRLLLDHLGSRKYADWEGFQKRLTLAGIDWHLMMPIKPLEGRWRRPDLRNHRKLLVVDGDVAFVGSHNVIGPHYGSETNTRIGRAWHDLSVELRGEVVFGVEAVFATDWFIETGQMLQARKPVQDPVDPGECALQIIPSGPGFPTEPNLRMFVSLIHMANRKIAITSPYFVPDESLLAAITTAAYRGVEVELFVGEEADQFLVGHAQRSYYRTLLEAGVRIHRYPAPAVLHAKYLTVDDEVGVIGSSNMDFRSFALTYEVTLLGFGGDLVKRLQANDELYRSVSRELTLQEWEREPWRRRYLDNVCRLTAALM, translated from the coding sequence ATGAGCTGGGACCAGGTGATGACGTCGGGGTTCCTCGTCGTCGAGTACGCGATGAAGTTCTTCGCGGTGGGGACCGTGCCGGAGAACCGACGGCCCTCCTCGTCGTCGGCCTGGCTGCTGCTGATCCTGTTCCTGCCGTTCGTCGGCTTCCCGCTGTACTGGCTGATGGGGAGCCCGTACGTGCACGGACGACGACGGCAGGTCCAGGCACAGGCCAACCACATCCTGGCCGAGCGGTCCTCGCACCTGCCGCTGGTGCCGGAGGGGGTGGACCCCTCGCCCGCGCTGACCGGCCTGCTCCGCCAGAACCGGCAGCTGACCGGCATGCCGTGCGTGGACGGGCGGGTGCACGCCCTGCACGACGACCCGGACGAGACCTTCGGGGCGATGGCGGCCGCGATCGACACCGCCCGCTACTACGTGAACGTCGAGTTCTACATCATGAGCTGGGACGCCACGACCGACCGGTTCTTCACCTCGCTGAAGGACGCGGTGGCCCGGGGCGTCACCGTGCGGCTGCTGCTCGACCACCTGGGATCGCGGAAGTACGCGGACTGGGAGGGTTTCCAGAAACGCCTCACCCTGGCCGGGATCGACTGGCACCTGATGATGCCGATCAAGCCGCTCGAGGGCCGCTGGCGCCGGCCCGACCTGCGCAACCACCGCAAGCTGCTGGTGGTCGACGGTGACGTGGCCTTCGTCGGCTCGCACAACGTGATCGGCCCGCACTACGGCAGCGAGACCAACACCCGGATCGGCCGGGCCTGGCACGACCTGTCGGTGGAGCTGCGCGGCGAGGTGGTGTTCGGGGTGGAGGCGGTGTTCGCCACCGACTGGTTCATCGAGACCGGGCAGATGCTCCAGGCCCGCAAGCCCGTGCAGGACCCGGTCGACCCGGGCGAGTGCGCGCTCCAGATCATCCCGTCCGGCCCGGGTTTCCCGACCGAGCCGAACCTGCGGATGTTCGTGTCGCTGATCCACATGGCCAACCGCAAGATTGCGATCACCAGCCCCTACTTCGTGCCGGACGAGTCGCTGCTGGCGGCCATCACCACCGCCGCCTACCGGGGCGTGGAGGTGGAGCTGTTCGTCGGTGAGGAGGCGGACCAGTTCCTCGTCGGCCACGCCCAGCGCTCCTACTACCGCACGCTGCTGGAGGCCGGGGTGCGCATCCACCGTTATCCGGCCCCGGCCGTGCTGCACGCCAAGTACCTGACGGTGGACGACGAGGTGGGCGTGATCGGCTCGTCGAACATGGACTTCCGCTCGTTCGCGCTCACCTACGAGGTCACTCTGCTGGGCTTCGGCGGCGATCTGGTGAAGCGGCTCCAGGCCAACGACGAGCTGTACCGCTCGGTGTCCCGGGAGCTGACCCTCCAGGAGTGGGAACGCGAGCCGTGGCGGCGGCGCTACCTGGACAACGTCTGCCGGCTGACGGCGGCACTGATGTAG
- a CDS encoding diguanylate cyclase domain-containing protein, producing the protein MSLTARIPAAARRVVVVVAAELAVTLLAWTVLNALGLHQTALPVILGVWSAVFLLSSLPVQEWLTRRSGSGGESANLLIVGVAVWVAMMTTTELPSLYPVVIGALAAETAQRDWSTRTAAVGMLLLFGGTGLAQLGVHEHWIYSKIPAWPSDHIAVVLLAVGGVVLVRGVVLARMSASTRAALAQEQRLRHEELRHAATHDPLTGLLSRRGLDPVLSAAVGAARPGHGVAVMFLDLDGFKAVNDSHGHGVGDELLVAAAVRFADALGPGGALARMGGDEFVAVLDGVPSAAVAAHRLSQVQAALERPFALRSDSGQELQLRVGASGGLAWAGRQADPEALMREADRAMYRNKHLRKGERRRAGVDVDGVPGVTGSRLRVG; encoded by the coding sequence ATGTCGCTGACCGCTCGGATCCCGGCCGCCGCCCGGCGGGTCGTGGTCGTCGTCGCGGCCGAGCTCGCGGTCACGCTGCTCGCCTGGACGGTGCTGAACGCGCTCGGCCTGCACCAGACGGCGCTGCCGGTGATCCTCGGGGTCTGGAGCGCCGTCTTCCTGCTCTCCAGCCTGCCCGTGCAGGAGTGGCTGACCCGGCGCTCCGGCAGCGGCGGCGAGTCCGCCAACCTGCTGATCGTCGGCGTCGCCGTCTGGGTGGCGATGATGACCACCACCGAGCTGCCCAGCCTCTACCCGGTGGTGATCGGCGCGCTCGCGGCCGAGACGGCCCAGCGGGACTGGTCCACCCGCACCGCGGCCGTCGGCATGCTGCTGCTGTTCGGCGGAACCGGCCTGGCCCAGCTGGGGGTTCACGAGCACTGGATCTACAGCAAGATCCCGGCCTGGCCGTCCGACCACATCGCCGTGGTGCTGCTCGCCGTCGGCGGTGTGGTGCTGGTGCGGGGCGTGGTGCTGGCCCGGATGTCGGCGTCCACCCGCGCCGCCCTGGCCCAGGAACAGCGGCTGCGGCACGAGGAGCTGCGGCACGCCGCCACCCACGACCCGCTCACCGGGCTGCTCAGCCGGCGCGGTCTCGACCCGGTGCTGTCGGCGGCGGTCGGGGCGGCCCGCCCGGGGCACGGTGTCGCGGTGATGTTCCTCGACCTGGACGGCTTCAAGGCCGTCAACGACTCGCACGGGCACGGTGTGGGCGACGAGCTGCTGGTGGCGGCCGCGGTCCGGTTCGCCGACGCGCTCGGGCCGGGCGGGGCACTGGCCCGGATGGGTGGTGACGAGTTCGTGGCGGTGCTCGACGGCGTCCCCTCGGCCGCTGTCGCCGCCCACCGGCTGAGCCAGGTGCAGGCCGCGCTGGAGCGTCCGTTCGCGCTGCGCTCGGACTCCGGCCAGGAGCTCCAGCTGCGGGTGGGCGCCAGCGGGGGACTGGCCTGGGCCGGGCGGCAGGCCGATCCGGAGGCGCTGATGCGCGAGGCGGACCGGGCGATGTACCGGAACAAGCACCTGCGCAAGGGCGAGCGGCGCCGGGCCGGGGTGGACGTGGACGGCGTGCCCGGAGTGACGGGCTCACGCCTGCGCGTCGGCTGA
- a CDS encoding 4Fe-4S dicluster domain-containing protein, which produces MSDDVVTQAGWENTPRKGFFTDTSVCIGCKACEVACKEWNAVPEDGLNFTGMSYDNTGALGADTWRHVAFIEQKKRPVDLGMPTVGTPSAQAQETGDGMRWLMSSDVCKHCTHAACLDVCPTGALFRTEFGTVVVQQDVCNGCGYCVSACPYGVIDQRKDDGRVFKCTMCYDRIGDGLEPACAKACPTDSIQYGDLDVLRAAADARLETLHAQGVPEAELYGRDPDDGVGGNGAFFLLLDRPEVYGLPPDPVVTTRDLPSMWRHAGVAALGLLAAAGAAFAAGARR; this is translated from the coding sequence ATGAGCGACGACGTGGTCACCCAGGCCGGGTGGGAGAACACCCCGCGCAAGGGCTTCTTCACCGATACCAGCGTGTGCATCGGCTGCAAGGCCTGCGAGGTGGCCTGCAAGGAGTGGAACGCGGTGCCGGAGGACGGCCTGAACTTCACCGGCATGTCCTACGACAACACCGGTGCGCTGGGGGCCGACACCTGGCGGCACGTGGCGTTCATCGAGCAGAAGAAGCGCCCGGTCGACCTCGGGATGCCTACGGTGGGAACGCCTTCCGCGCAGGCCCAGGAGACCGGTGACGGCATGCGCTGGCTGATGTCGTCCGACGTGTGCAAGCACTGCACCCACGCGGCCTGCCTCGACGTCTGCCCGACCGGTGCGCTGTTCCGCACCGAGTTCGGCACCGTGGTGGTGCAGCAGGATGTCTGCAACGGCTGCGGCTACTGCGTGTCGGCCTGCCCCTACGGCGTGATCGACCAGCGCAAGGACGACGGCCGGGTGTTCAAGTGCACGATGTGCTACGACCGGATCGGTGACGGGCTAGAACCGGCGTGCGCCAAGGCATGCCCGACCGACTCGATCCAGTACGGCGACCTGGACGTGCTCCGCGCCGCGGCCGACGCCCGGCTGGAAACCCTTCACGCGCAGGGGGTTCCGGAGGCCGAGCTGTACGGCCGGGACCCGGACGACGGGGTGGGCGGGAACGGCGCGTTCTTCCTGCTGCTCGACCGGCCAGAAGTGTACGGCCTGCCGCCCGACCCGGTGGTGACGACCCGCGACCTGCCCTCGATGTGGCGGCACGCCGGAGTGGCCGCGCTCGGCCTGCTGGCCGCGGCCGGTGCCGCCTTCGCCGCCGGGGCCCGGCGATGA